TTTATCTAAGGAGACAAAAGAATTATCGAATTGCAGCAGTCTTTTTTTGACCCGGTGCAGCCAAAGCCGCATCCTTGGTTTCGATAAAGGCTCTCCCATCTGCACCCTGATAACTAACGCCACGTCCAATGGCATGAAGATTACGATTCCCGTCCTTCACTACACGCAAAGGTGAGACTGGCAAGCCCATCTTCTCCATCATCCAAAGATTAGGATTATCGACATTCAATGCACATCCGAACCAACTTGCTTCCGGAAGACAGTTGGCATCTTTCCCAAACCATTGCAGTGATACGTCAACCGTACCTTCATGCTCAAAATCATACATTATTTCGAGTTCCTTCGGAGCGCCATACCCTTCATGCGCTTGTGTTGGCATGCGTAAACGAAGCAAGAATTGGTTACTGTTTATTCGCTTCATATCAGTCACGAAGGGCTCATAAAGTTGATGACTAGGCAATGGTCGAACGAATTCAAATCCAGGCTTGTTAAAGTCAGCATCGGACCATTGGTGGGTCAAGCCTAAATTTTGCATATAGGTGCGGAAGTATCTGGCGTAGTCCTCCGTTCCAAACGTCTCATAGGTATAAACACCGAAGGGATGGCTTTCATCAATCCATACTTTTCCATTGGCATCCGATAAATGAATAAGTGCGCCGTTCACACCAAAGGACAATTTATAACCTTCAACCGCATATACTTCTTGGACACCGGCCAGCTTAGCATCAGCGGATAAATCTCTCCTAGCAGGTTCTAATCTACCGAATGCTTCCTTTGCCTCCGCTTGTTTATCTTCATCCAGGCAAGCGACGGCCTGATCCAGATAGCCCCGTTGCTCAGCCCAAGAACGTTCGATCATCGAATATGTTCGGACGCTCTGCTCAGATGCAAACAAGCCACTAGAATGCTTATCGAATTCATCCATAGCAAAGGCACCTATATAATTGAATTTCGCCGGGATCTCATCTACATTAATTAAGTCTTTGATTCTAGCAGCATTAAAATCTGTTTTCGCATAGTTCCGAAAGTCAGGAAGCCACTTCTTTACGTCTAATCCCCATGTATGCTCTACTACCAACAACATAGCATCGCTCATCCCTTTATAGGCATAACTATGCTCGTCTAAGCTTCCTTCGGACAGCCATTTACTTCTCAAGCGCTGAAGCTCCC
This Paenibacillus sp. FSL R5-0345 DNA region includes the following protein-coding sequences:
- a CDS encoding DUF5054 domain-containing protein, producing the protein MNNTKKVHVVFKTHLDIGFTNMAAHVLRQYMEEYIPKAITLADTLEAEGGRAQFVWTTGSWLIRYYLDHAPASEKEAMEQAIRKGHIVWHGLPFTTHTELMDMELFRYGLSISQALDQHFGKQTIAAKMTDVPGHTLSMVPYMYKAGIQYMHLGVNPASMRPDVPKLFRWQAEDGSELIVNYAGSYGEPVEVEGIDDILLFAHTGDNCGPPSAEEIEEQFREIQERYPDAEIIASSLDAFARSLLKVREQLPVVCEEIGDTWIHGAGTDPLKLAKLRELQRLRSKWLSEGSLDEHSYAYKGMSDAMLLVVEHTWGLDVKKWLPDFRNYAKTDFNAARIKDLINVDEIPAKFNYIGAFAMDEFDKHSSGLFASEQSVRTYSMIERSWAEQRGYLDQAVACLDEDKQAEAKEAFGRLEPARRDLSADAKLAGVQEVYAVEGYKLSFGVNGALIHLSDANGKVWIDESHPFGVYTYETFGTEDYARYFRTYMQNLGLTHQWSDADFNKPGFEFVRPLPSHQLYEPFVTDMKRINSNQFLLRLRMPTQAHEGYGAPKELEIMYDFEHEGTVDVSLQWFGKDANCLPEASWFGCALNVDNPNLWMMEKMGLPVSPLRVVKDGNRNLHAIGRGVSYQGADGRAFIETKDAALAAPGQKKTAAIR